A region of Paucidesulfovibrio longus DSM 6739 DNA encodes the following proteins:
- a CDS encoding KH domain-containing protein: protein MLREMIEYIAKSLVDNPDEVVVSEIEGEQTSVIELKVAKEDLGKVIGKQGRTARAMRTLLSAVSTKAHKRSVLEILE, encoded by the coding sequence ATGCTGAGAGAGATGATCGAGTACATCGCCAAATCGTTGGTCGACAATCCTGACGAAGTCGTTGTCTCGGAAATCGAGGGCGAGCAGACATCTGTTATTGAACTCAAGGTCGCCAAAGAGGATCTTGGCAAGGTCATCGGCAAGCAGGGACGCACGGCCAGAGCCATGCGCACGCTCCTGAGCGCCGTCTCCACCAAGGCGCACAAGCGCTCCGTGCTGGAGATTCTCGAGTAG